In one Curtobacterium citreum genomic region, the following are encoded:
- a CDS encoding SDR family oxidoreductase, with protein MDIAGSVALVTGSNRGIGRRFVEQLLERGAAKVYATARRPELVDVPGVEVLPLDITDEASVAAAAAAAPDVTLLVNNAGIATTGSLLRGDLADARREMDTHYWGTLSVLRAFAPVVERNGGGAIVNVLSALSWFVYPGSGAYAAAKAAEWNLTNAVRLELVGSGVTVQGLHLGAADTDIMAGYEGPMIDPAEVARASLDGVERGVAEVLVDEWSRGVKASLQHEPEAFYQQFA; from the coding sequence ATGGACATCGCCGGATCCGTCGCACTCGTCACGGGCTCGAACCGGGGCATCGGCCGCCGCTTCGTCGAACAGCTGCTCGAGCGCGGCGCGGCCAAGGTCTACGCGACCGCCCGCCGCCCCGAGCTGGTCGACGTCCCGGGCGTCGAGGTGCTGCCGCTCGACATCACCGACGAGGCATCGGTCGCCGCCGCGGCCGCTGCGGCCCCGGACGTCACCCTGCTCGTGAACAACGCGGGCATCGCCACGACCGGGTCGCTGCTGCGCGGGGACCTCGCCGACGCCCGCCGCGAGATGGACACGCACTACTGGGGCACGCTCTCGGTGCTGCGGGCGTTCGCGCCGGTGGTGGAGCGGAACGGCGGCGGGGCGATCGTCAACGTGCTGTCCGCCCTGTCGTGGTTCGTGTACCCGGGGTCCGGGGCGTACGCGGCCGCGAAGGCCGCGGAGTGGAACCTCACCAACGCGGTCCGGCTCGAGCTCGTCGGCTCGGGCGTCACCGTGCAGGGGCTGCACCTCGGGGCGGCGGACACCGACATCATGGCCGGGTACGAGGGACCGATGATCGACCCGGCCGAGGTCGCACGGGCGTCCCTGGACGGCGTCGAGCGCGGCGTCGCCGAGGTCCTGGTCGACGAGTGGAGCCGGGGCGTCAAGGCGTCACTGCAGCACGAGCCGGAGGCGTTCTACCAGCAGTTCGCCTGA
- a CDS encoding MerR family transcriptional regulator, which yields MRIGDLAAATGVSVRSLRYYEEQGLLTAVRTAGGQRTYTESSVDRVRLVQQLFAAGLPSRTVVQLLPCVDAGRATPETFALLVAERDRITAQLAELEAARARLDEVIAITEHPTPEHCPALRTPQTTAA from the coding sequence GTGCGCATCGGTGACCTCGCGGCGGCGACCGGGGTGAGCGTCCGCTCCCTGCGGTACTACGAGGAGCAGGGCCTGCTGACCGCGGTCCGCACGGCGGGCGGTCAACGCACCTACACGGAGTCGTCGGTCGACCGGGTGCGCCTGGTCCAGCAGCTCTTCGCCGCCGGCCTGCCCAGTCGGACCGTGGTGCAGCTACTGCCCTGCGTCGACGCGGGGCGGGCGACGCCGGAGACCTTCGCCCTGCTCGTCGCCGAGCGGGACCGGATCACGGCGCAGCTCGCCGAGCTCGAGGCCGCGCGCGCCCGGTTGGACGAGGTCATCGCGATCACCGAGCACCCCACCCCGGAGCACTGCCCGGCACTCCGGACCCCGCAGACCACCGCCGCCTGA
- a CDS encoding DNA-formamidopyrimidine glycosylase family protein — protein MPEGDSVHRLAARLRAVDGARVRSGELRGGDATGTPLTGRRITGHATHGKHLLTRFDDGTTLHTHMRMTGSWTVTAAGRRLPVHAAQQARVRMALEDGRTVWGLDLPVVELLPTRDEHRAVGHLGPDLLHDDLDRAEAVRRLTADPDLPVRRALLDQRRVAGLGNLWANELGFVRGLHPDRPIGTVDVWTLVDTAQRMLRHSATVPDAYQVTTGVLRRGERHWVVGRAGRPCLRCGTSVRARDDVEVVGSPPRRVWWCPRCQPAVST, from the coding sequence ATGCCCGAGGGTGACTCCGTCCACCGACTCGCGGCACGCCTCCGCGCGGTCGACGGCGCCCGTGTCCGCTCGGGCGAGCTCCGCGGGGGCGACGCGACCGGCACCCCGCTGACCGGCCGCCGGATCACCGGGCACGCGACCCACGGCAAGCACCTGCTCACCCGGTTCGACGACGGCACCACGCTGCACACCCACATGCGGATGACCGGCTCGTGGACCGTGACCGCCGCAGGGCGCCGGCTCCCCGTGCACGCCGCGCAGCAGGCCCGGGTGCGGATGGCCCTCGAGGACGGCCGGACCGTCTGGGGCCTCGACCTGCCCGTGGTCGAGCTGCTGCCGACCCGCGACGAGCACCGCGCCGTCGGGCACCTCGGGCCGGACCTGCTGCACGACGACCTCGACCGCGCCGAGGCCGTCCGCCGCCTGACCGCCGACCCGGACCTGCCGGTGCGCCGTGCCCTGCTCGACCAACGTCGGGTGGCCGGCCTCGGGAACCTCTGGGCGAACGAGCTCGGCTTCGTCCGGGGCCTGCACCCGGACCGGCCGATCGGCACCGTCGACGTCTGGACGCTGGTGGACACGGCGCAGCGGATGCTCCGGCACTCGGCGACGGTCCCGGACGCGTACCAGGTGACGACCGGTGTCCTCCGCCGCGGCGAGCGGCACTGGGTGGTCGGCCGGGCGGGACGACCGTGCCTCCGCTGCGGGACGAGCGTCCGGGCACGGGACGACGTCGAGGTGGTCGGCTCCCCACCGCGGCGGGTGTGGTGGTGCCCACGCTGCCAGCCGGCCGTGTCCACCTGA
- a CDS encoding AAA family ATPase, translating into MIVWINGTHGAGKTTTARLLQPLLPDARVLDPEKIGEVLMDVRPPLPDHGDFQHWAPWRPLVVETATRLLDHVGGTLVLPQTVLVEAYWREIADGFAARRVPVRHVVLDADQDTLRARIEGDTVVGYSLFRMSRLAPYAEAARTWLHDAAQVVSTVGRAPEEVAREIARSVAAG; encoded by the coding sequence GTGATCGTCTGGATCAACGGCACCCACGGGGCGGGCAAGACCACGACGGCGCGGCTGCTGCAGCCGCTCCTGCCGGACGCGCGCGTGCTCGACCCGGAGAAGATCGGCGAGGTCCTGATGGACGTGCGGCCGCCGCTGCCCGACCACGGTGACTTCCAGCACTGGGCCCCGTGGCGACCGCTCGTCGTCGAGACCGCGACCCGGCTGCTGGACCACGTCGGGGGCACGCTCGTGCTGCCGCAGACGGTCCTGGTCGAGGCGTACTGGCGGGAGATCGCGGACGGGTTCGCGGCGCGTCGGGTGCCGGTCCGGCACGTGGTCCTCGACGCCGACCAGGACACGCTGCGGGCGCGGATCGAGGGCGACACCGTCGTGGGCTACTCGCTCTTCCGGATGAGCCGGCTCGCGCCGTACGCCGAGGCGGCGCGCACCTGGCTGCACGACGCGGCCCAGGTCGTGTCGACGGTGGGGCGCGCACCGGAGGAGGTCGCGCGCGAGATCGCGCGCAGCGTCGCGGCGGGCTGA
- a CDS encoding arsenate reductase ArsC, producing MTDTKPAVLFVCVHNAGRSQMAAGWLRHLAGDRVDVFSAGSEPADRLNPVAVQAMAEQGIDIAGAEPAVLTTDAVRQADVVVTMGCGDACPVFPGKRYEDWALTDPAGLPLEQVRPVRDEIRGRVEALLASLD from the coding sequence GTGACCGACACCAAGCCCGCCGTCCTGTTCGTCTGCGTCCACAACGCCGGCCGCTCCCAGATGGCCGCGGGGTGGTTGCGGCACCTGGCGGGCGACCGGGTGGACGTGTTCTCGGCCGGGTCGGAGCCCGCGGACCGGCTGAACCCCGTCGCGGTGCAGGCGATGGCGGAGCAGGGCATCGACATCGCCGGGGCCGAGCCGGCGGTCCTGACGACCGACGCCGTGCGGCAGGCGGACGTCGTCGTGACGATGGGGTGCGGGGACGCGTGCCCGGTGTTCCCCGGGAAGCGCTACGAGGACTGGGCGCTCACCGACCCCGCCGGGCTGCCGCTCGAGCAGGTGCGCCCGGTACGGGACGAGATCCGGGGCCGGGTCGAGGCGCTGCTCGCGTCGCTGGACTGA
- a CDS encoding DUF1304 domain-containing protein → MTVVALVFAALAALLHVYIFALESVLWTTPRARNTFGTTAEEAQATRQLAHNQGFYNLFLAVLAIVGVVVVAAGGTAVGLTLVVAGTASMLGAAVVLFASDASKRRAASTQGAFPLLALLSLGVAALV, encoded by the coding sequence ATGACCGTCGTCGCGCTCGTGTTCGCCGCCCTCGCAGCGCTCCTGCACGTGTACATCTTCGCGCTCGAGTCCGTCCTCTGGACCACGCCCCGCGCCCGGAACACCTTCGGCACGACCGCCGAGGAAGCCCAGGCCACCCGGCAGCTCGCGCACAACCAGGGCTTCTACAACCTGTTCCTCGCGGTGCTCGCGATCGTCGGCGTCGTCGTGGTCGCCGCCGGCGGCACCGCGGTCGGTCTCACGCTCGTGGTCGCGGGCACGGCGAGCATGCTCGGGGCCGCCGTCGTGCTGTTCGCGAGCGACGCCTCGAAGCGCCGAGCGGCGAGCACCCAGGGGGCCTTCCCGCTCCTCGCGCTGCTGTCGCTCGGCGTCGCCGCACTCGTCTGA
- a CDS encoding VanZ family protein, with the protein MLSTVLAGVPWAAFVVLVAVVVVAPFVGVLLARTPRTTTVLLVLATLAVLGLTLYPDGDPSPAATCSVGLPYLSPTAAESVANVLLFVPPAFLAGIRWRHPLVAVAAASGLSAGIEALQAVVLGIGRACDTGDWVTNTIGAVVGCLLAFAALTVVRRRCARGRRVVA; encoded by the coding sequence GTGCTGTCGACCGTGCTCGCCGGCGTGCCGTGGGCGGCCTTCGTCGTCCTGGTCGCGGTGGTGGTCGTCGCACCGTTCGTCGGAGTGCTGCTCGCGCGGACGCCGCGGACAACGACGGTGCTGCTCGTGCTCGCGACGCTGGCGGTGCTCGGGCTGACGCTGTACCCGGACGGTGACCCCTCGCCGGCGGCGACGTGCTCGGTGGGGCTGCCGTACCTGTCGCCAACCGCCGCGGAGTCCGTCGCGAACGTGCTGCTGTTCGTGCCGCCGGCGTTCCTGGCCGGGATCCGCTGGCGGCACCCGCTGGTGGCCGTGGCGGCGGCGAGCGGACTGTCCGCTGGCATCGAGGCGCTGCAGGCCGTCGTGCTCGGCATCGGCCGGGCGTGCGACACCGGCGACTGGGTCACGAACACCATCGGTGCCGTGGTCGGCTGCCTCCTCGCGTTCGCCGCTCTGACCGTGGTCCGCCGCCGGTGCGCCCGTGGTCGTAGGGTCGTGGCATGA
- a CDS encoding NUDIX hydrolase — protein sequence MPTTADPRAAAVLMLFGELDHVPSTRPARAEAVHRDLDVLLLARASTLRSHPGEVAFPGGRLDPGDADAPAAALREAREETGLDPAGVEVLGTLPAVPLAHSNHLVRPVLGWWRAPSPVRVVDERESAAVFRTPVADLLDPAVRGVTVLRRDGREWRGPAFAVHSEQGVHTLWGFTAMLLDGLFDRLGWTEPWDRSRELPLPTER from the coding sequence ATGCCGACGACGGCCGACCCGCGCGCAGCGGCCGTGCTCATGCTCTTCGGCGAACTCGACCACGTCCCGAGCACCCGTCCGGCGCGGGCCGAGGCCGTGCACCGGGACCTCGACGTCCTGCTGCTCGCCCGTGCTTCGACGCTCCGATCGCACCCCGGCGAGGTCGCCTTCCCCGGCGGACGGCTCGACCCCGGCGACGCGGACGCCCCTGCAGCGGCACTGCGCGAAGCCCGCGAGGAGACCGGGCTCGACCCGGCGGGCGTCGAGGTCCTCGGGACCCTGCCCGCCGTCCCGCTCGCGCACTCGAACCACCTGGTGCGGCCGGTGCTCGGCTGGTGGCGCGCACCGTCGCCGGTGCGGGTCGTCGATGAACGGGAGTCCGCAGCGGTCTTCCGGACGCCCGTCGCCGACCTGCTCGACCCGGCGGTCCGCGGGGTGACGGTCCTGCGCCGCGACGGCAGGGAGTGGCGCGGGCCGGCGTTCGCGGTGCACTCGGAGCAGGGCGTCCACACGCTGTGGGGCTTCACCGCGATGCTGCTCGACGGGCTGTTCGACCGCCTCGGCTGGACCGAGCCGTGGGACCGGTCACGCGAGCTGCCGCTGCCGACGGAGCGCTGA